In the Xiamenia xianingshaonis genome, one interval contains:
- a CDS encoding UvrD-helicase domain-containing protein: MTAPSPALKATRIVGAPGCGKTEHLVRRIADLLEAGVDPASVLAVCATPTAALAFARRLAATGAPHADAVAATTARALALRVLALPEAEAFTGRRARLLVAFEESFLMEDMKVSGLRPRRLHEMLKFFYRSWTEMADDDPAWLLAGEETEVHTLLKENLAYCQGMLEPEAANLAVRFLRTAPDAAPRYAHVLVDDYQDLSRASQLLAEAVATESITVAGCEGACVEVFDSYPYAKGLEEFLERFPEADARELDACCHSAAVRTALARLSSDDALAAAHMRTTGEAPAGTVEALACDDAPAEFSAVADRVVAALDAGATPESIVVATPNALWTRTLARALDERGVATAALPHTQPVKGDVRDFARSETARMVTLLNLVADPTDAVAWRCWCGFGDHLTNSAAFAAMRESSASAGITGDVAALARLAADPSPSKQAFVGAQRVAEAYDQAQTLVPQLAGLEGEALLDAIAAAVTGRDEAAPAVLRGLCLAADDVDAPSMAARARTRTLDPAIDARSAVALVPFDQAVGLSPDVLIVAGLVNGFVPVREYFDLAEMPLDKQERTHATNLRRMYALAGKAGRDLVLSYFTSADLETAGRLKLKIDRIRLKGGQRICAISRSIYADTLLEGWQMPPNQP, encoded by the coding sequence ATGACCGCCCCCTCACCTGCTTTGAAAGCGACGCGCATCGTCGGTGCGCCCGGATGCGGAAAGACAGAACACCTGGTCAGACGCATCGCCGACCTGCTTGAAGCCGGTGTCGACCCAGCAAGCGTGCTGGCGGTCTGCGCCACGCCGACCGCAGCCCTCGCCTTCGCGCGCCGTCTTGCCGCCACCGGCGCCCCGCATGCCGACGCCGTGGCCGCAACGACCGCCCGCGCCCTAGCGCTGCGCGTGCTGGCGCTGCCCGAAGCCGAGGCCTTCACGGGACGCCGCGCCCGCCTGCTCGTTGCCTTCGAAGAGTCCTTCCTGATGGAAGACATGAAGGTGAGCGGCCTGCGTCCGAGGCGCCTGCACGAAATGCTCAAGTTCTTCTACCGGTCCTGGACCGAAATGGCCGACGACGACCCCGCGTGGCTGCTCGCCGGCGAAGAGACCGAAGTCCACACGCTGCTGAAGGAAAACCTTGCGTACTGCCAGGGCATGCTTGAACCGGAAGCGGCAAACCTCGCCGTCCGGTTCCTGCGCACGGCACCGGACGCCGCGCCGAGGTACGCCCACGTGCTGGTCGACGACTACCAGGACCTGAGCCGCGCGTCGCAGCTGCTTGCAGAAGCGGTGGCGACCGAATCGATCACGGTGGCCGGCTGCGAGGGAGCCTGCGTCGAAGTGTTCGATTCGTACCCGTATGCGAAAGGGCTGGAAGAGTTCTTAGAGCGTTTCCCCGAAGCCGATGCCAGAGAGCTTGACGCTTGCTGCCACTCGGCGGCGGTTCGCACTGCGCTCGCCCGCCTGAGCAGCGACGATGCGCTGGCAGCCGCGCACATGCGCACGACCGGCGAAGCGCCGGCCGGCACGGTCGAGGCGCTGGCGTGCGACGATGCGCCGGCCGAGTTTTCCGCCGTGGCCGACCGCGTCGTTGCCGCCCTGGACGCAGGGGCCACGCCGGAGTCCATCGTCGTGGCCACGCCCAACGCGCTGTGGACCCGCACACTTGCCCGTGCGCTTGACGAACGAGGCGTCGCGACCGCAGCGCTGCCGCACACCCAGCCGGTCAAAGGCGACGTCCGCGACTTCGCCCGCAGCGAGACTGCCCGCATGGTCACGCTGCTGAACCTGGTCGCCGACCCGACCGATGCCGTGGCCTGGCGCTGCTGGTGCGGCTTTGGCGACCACCTGACGAACAGCGCGGCATTTGCAGCGATGCGGGAATCGTCTGCGTCCGCAGGGATCACGGGCGACGTGGCGGCGCTCGCGCGGCTCGCGGCAGACCCGTCCCCCAGCAAGCAGGCCTTCGTGGGAGCCCAGCGCGTGGCAGAAGCTTACGATCAGGCCCAAACGCTGGTGCCGCAGCTGGCAGGGCTCGAAGGAGAAGCGCTGCTGGACGCCATAGCAGCCGCCGTCACCGGGCGCGACGAGGCGGCGCCGGCCGTTTTGCGCGGGCTGTGCCTGGCCGCCGACGACGTCGACGCGCCGTCCATGGCCGCACGCGCCCGCACGCGCACCCTCGACCCCGCCATCGACGCGAGGTCGGCCGTCGCCCTGGTGCCGTTCGACCAGGCAGTAGGCCTGTCTCCCGACGTGCTGATCGTCGCCGGACTCGTGAACGGGTTCGTCCCGGTGCGCGAATACTTCGACCTGGCCGAAATGCCGCTCGACAAGCAGGAGCGCACCCACGCGACCAACCTGCGCCGCATGTACGCGCTGGCGGGAAAAGCAGGCCGTGACCTGGTGCTTTCCTACTTCACCAGCGCCGACTTGGAAACCGCCGGCCGCCTGAAGCTGAAAATCGACCGCATCCGCCTGAAAGGCGGCCAGCGCATCTGCGCCATCTCGCGCAGCATCTACGCCGACACCCTGCTGGAAGGCTGGCAGATGCCGCCAAATCAACCATAA